From Natrinema sp. CBA1119:
GCTGGCTCTCGCTCAATGCCGTGCCACTCGACTCCGAGGAACAGGACGAACCGAGAGTTATCGTCTCTGTCGACGATATCACCGAGCAGAAAGAACGCGAACAGCAACTCCGCCGCCAATACAACCAAACGGAACAACTGCTGCGGACGGCACCCGTTGCCATCGCCGTGCAGGACGCTGACGGCGAGACAGTGATGGCGAACCAGCGGGCACAGGATGCTCTCGGCCTCACCGAACAGGAATTCATCGAGGAACCGGAAGACACCGAGGAATGGGACGTCTACGATGCGGATGGTGAACCGGTTGCCCCAGAGGAAACGCCGTCTGCCCGTGTCCTCGCGACTGGAGAACCAGTGTTTGACGAAGAACTCACGATCGACCCGCCGGACAGCGACCCAATGCAGTTCCGGATCAATGCGGCACCGCTGTTCGGCCCTGATGGGGCGATCGACCGTGTTGTAACGGCCGGAGAAGACATTACTGAACTCAAAGAACGGGAAGAGCAACTCGAACAGCGGAAGACGGAACTTGAGACCGAGCTCAACGAAATTCTTGGGCGGATCTCAGACGCCTTCTACGCGATTGATGACGAGTGGCAGTTCACTCACCTCAATGAACGGGCTGCCGACATCATGCAACAATCCAGGGAGGAGCTGCTTGGGCGAAACGTCTGGGACGTGTTCCCCGAGGCGACAGAGGGCGTGTACTGGGATGAATTCCAGACGGCAATGGAGACGCAGGAGCCAGTCAGCTTCAACGTGTACGGGGATGAATTGGACGCCTGGTTAGAGTTCAATGTCTATCCATCTGAGTCCGGTCTGTCGATCTACTTCCGCGATGTGACTGATCAGGTCGAATACGAGCGGGAACTGGCAAAGTATGAAACCATTGTCGAGACGATCAACGACGCGATCTACGTCCTCGATGACGAGCTGCGGTTCAGGATGGTCAACGAAGCGTATACAGAGCTAACTGGCTATAATCGTGATGAACTCATCGGTGAGCACGCATCACTGGTCGTTGACGAGGAGACGATCCAGCAGGGACGTGAGTTACGGGAAGGACTTGCAGAGGGCGATGTCACCGACCCGACGCTGGAGGGAACGATTGAGACTGCGAGCGGTCGCCACGTTCCGGTCGAAGGTTCCTTCACACCACTCTCACAGAATGGAGAGAACCAGCAGCGGATCGGCGTGTTACGCGATATTACGGAACGCAAGAAGAACCGGCGCAAACTCGAGGAGAGTGAACGCCGATACCGGACGCTTGTCGAGAACTTCCCGAACGGTGCCGTCGCGTTGTTCGACGACGATCTCCGGTATACGGCTGCTGGCGGCGAACTTATGGATGCAACCGGTGTGGATCCAGAGGAGCGGGTCGGCAATCGTGTCTCCGACCTCTATCCGGCCGACATTGTCGAGAAAGTCGAACCGTACTTCCACGATGCACTCGACGGTGAAGCGAACTCGTTCGAAATCGAGTATCACAACCGCCACCTGCTCGCCTATACGCTGCCAATCCGGGACGCCGATGATGAAATCTATGCGGGGATGCTCGTCGTCCAAGATATCACGGAACTCAAAGAGACACAACGGCAGCTCGAAGAATCCAACGAGCGCCTCGAACAGTTCGCCTACGCCGCATCACACGACCTGCAGGAGCCGCTGCGGATGGTCACCAGTTACCTGCAACTCCTTGAAAATCGCTACGCTGACGACCTTGACGAGAATGCGGAAGAGTTCATCGAGTTTGCCGTCGATGGTGCAGAGCGGATGAGTGAGATGATCGACGGCCTGCTCCAGTACTCACGGGTCGAAACACAGGGTGACCCGTTCGAACCGATTAACCTCGATGATGTCCTTGAAGAGACGATCGAGAACCTCCAGATGACGATCGAGGAAAGCAACGCCGAGATCACGGTGGATTCCCTGCCGGAGGTCCATGGCGATCATAGCCAGCTTCAGCAAGTCTTCCAGAATCTGGTCAGTAATGCGATCGAGTACAGTGGCGATGAGCCGCCGAAGATCCACATCGATGCCGAACAACACGGAGCAGAGTACGTGATCTCAGTTCTCGACGAGGGGATTGGGATCGACCCTGAGGATCAGGACCGAATTTTCCAAGTGTTCCAGCGGCTTCACAGCCGGGAGGAGCATCCGGGGACCGGGATCGGGCTTGCACTCTGTCAGCGGATCGTCGAACGCCACGGCGGCGAAATCTGGGTCGACTCCGAACCCGGTGAGGGAACGACGTTCTCGTTCACCCTCCCTGCAGCGTGATCCTGCTGGATTGAGAATATAGGCTGTGTACCCAGAATGAGGCACCCGACTGAAACGCCTCGATTTGACAACCGACTTGACGCAATTACACGGCTACTCGGGGATGATTGTGTTCAGTCGATCCTCAAAGAGACTACCCAGAAACCCATGTCGGCAGCCGAACTCACCGAAACTTGTGAAGCCTCACTGGCGACCGTCTATCGCCGTCTCGACGAATTGACTGCCGTGAATTGCTCGTGGAACAAACTAGGCCAGATCCAGCGGGGCACCACCACACGGTCTACGTATCGAATCTGGATCGTGTGGTGATCGATTTCGCCGACGGTGAATTCGAGGTCAAGATCAGGAAACGGGAACGCGCCGCCGACCGATTCACGAACTTCATTGAGGGGCTCTACGATGAGTGAGACGATCTTTGCACAGACGAATGGGGAGTTTCCGTCGAACTCATCTTTCTGCTTTCAGATTACGTTACTGTCGCAATAGCACTCGTCATCGCGTACATCGCCTATCAAGGGTATAGTCGAAACGACAGCCGACCGATGCTCCTCATCGCAACTGGATTCGTCCTCACCTTTGGAGGACCCGGACTGATCTTCATCGTCTCACTGGTCTTCCCCATACCGCCACTGGTCGTCGGCGGCGCGACACAGTTCGTCGAAATTTTCGGCATGGGGACGATTCTGTACGGATTCATCGCGCCGGCGATGGAATGAGGCTGGCGTATCTTGCAGACTAATCCGGCCCGACTACCCTACTAGGTAGGTGCCCTGTATTGAACACGAGTTTCGCGAGCAGTTCCGAATCAAGAAGTCGTGCTCCGAGATACTGCTAATTATATACTATGAATTGACATTCGGTACACTCTGTCACCGTGTGAACAGTCACGAGTACAGTGCCGGCAGTCGGATCGGGGAATATAGTTAAGCCCGAGCATCTGGAACGGTCTGTTGACAGGTGATCTGACAGATGTCCCTGGCCACTGATCCCCGTCCACCACTTCCCGACTGGGTGTTGGACGCATACACTATCCTCCGTGATCACATCACCAAGCAGGAACACGGTGAAAGCCAGCGCCACGTCCTGGCGATCCCTCGTGACGAGGCGATCAAAGTGCTGCGATCCACTGACGAGATCAGGCTTGAACCGGGGGATGCTGACCATGCACTGACGCGGCTGCTCGAGCGTGGCTATCTCTACGAGGTTGACAGCGAACTCCGCGTCACCGAGCCACCTGAAGACATCTAAGTCCACGTCGTCCAGCATTAGTGACGTGTATATCGCCGGACGGCGAGGAGATGGACCAGCGAAACGCTTTTCGGCGTTACTGGTGAAACAGGCACGAGTGATTCAATATGGGGGGCTGGGAGCGACTGAAACGAGCGGTTTCGGCAGATGGGGAACCGAGGCGCTCAACGGAAACCGACTCCGCTGACGTGATCTATGAGTGTCGGCACTGTGGAACGACTGTGGATCAGCGAACGGAGTACTGTCCGGCATGCGGTGTATCAGAAATTGCGACGTACGCGATCGAGTAACCGAAATACCGGGGTCAGCGTGATCTCCCAAGATCGAGGTGCTCTCCTATCGAAACATCCCCCGGACAGGTTCTTCCTGCTGGCCCTGCGCCTGCTGTAATTGCTGTGCGACCTGCTGTTTCTGGCGCTGAATCTCCTCTGCTTTCTCCTGTAGCTCACTGGTGTCGATCTCGAACTCGACGAGCGGTTCAAGCGCGTTCTCGATCACGGACCGGGCCGCGGCCGGATCCGGGAGCCGTGGATCCGCCCGGACGAGCAGCAACGCTGCCGGAACACTCGCCAGATAGCACGCATTGATGAGGGCACCGGTCACACCACTCACAGCGCCGTCCTCCTCTGCGAGTGCGATATCCGCCTCCTCGAGTTCCGTCTTCCGGTCATTGGTCGTTGCCACACCGACGACGTTGCCCTGCTGTTCCTCTGACTGGGCTGGTGCACCAGCAAGGAAGATCGCCCGGTTGAAATCCTCGACCAGTTCCTCTAGTACGCACTGGCTCAGATCCAAGAATGCGTCTTCCGGGATCGGGACATCACTCTGCAGCGTCATAATGTCAGGATCCGAACCACCGTAGACGCGTACCGAATCCTGAACCAGACCGTCCGTAAACGATGCAACGGGTGGCAAGGTGTCGGACCGGATTGCACCATACTGCTCGAGGCCCAGCTGGTCGGTGATCTGATCGACGGCGATTGAAGCCACCAATCCGTGGCCTGGCAGTCCCTCGATCAGTGTCGGTGCCGCTGCATCGAGATCGGCTGACCGGTGAAACGTCACGTCAGGCGTCTCTGGAGTCATGCCCGGCGACCTACACCGACCAGTCAGATATGCGTACGGGGCACCAGTAGATTCGTGTCAGCCACTCAGCCTTCTGTATAGCACTACTCACCCTGATTCTTCTGTGTAAAGTAGTCTTCCTGTGTCTCACTCCGTGGCGAATCTGATCTACGGGATCCACAGGAAAACGCCTACTCGTCCAGAAACTCCGCGTAGAAGTACTCGTCCTGCGTCTCGCCCTCTAGCGGCTCCAGCACGTCCGGTTCAAAACGTGTACGTGAATACGTGCGAGAGGAATCTCGAAGGACAAATTCACAGCGTATCTCAGATTCTTCCAACTTCGCCGGAGAATCCTACGCAAACCGGGACGAGAAGCCTTGAAAGAAATTATTCAAACTGCCCTCTCACTAACCAACAACGCCCTTCACAAGAGCGTCGGAGAATGAAAAACAGTCTTCGAATTTATTTCCCACTACTAAAACCAGGGAATAGGTCTTATTCAGGCAATTATTCTGAAACAGTGGGAGAGTTTTAATCACCTGAATTTATGTGTTTATCCGTCACATACCAGGATGATGTCCGCGAGTAAACACCAACTAGCAATATCGGACAGTTCCCTGTTACCACAGGCTAAACGTGGAAATTTAGCCATCCCCATGTCGGAAATGACGGCAGTAACCTGCCTCCAGGCCCTGTCAAGTCTACCTAGGTATACGCTTCGACCATTCATAATGACAATTAGAGCAAAGGGTTCTGTTCAAAGTACGGAGGAAGAATATGCCAGTCAATAAGCCACTAACGACTCCTGCTATCGCGATCGATACAGCAGAGTCTATTCAGATCGACTGCTATGTCCGGTCCACTGTCCCGGCACCTCTTATCAAGACAATCAATACAATTATTGACCGGTTGCTGTATCTATGTGAGAACGGAAGTATTGCTGACTGCCATGTCACTTGTTGGCCGCCAGAAACGGTCAATACGAATGTACCAACGCGTGATGAACTCATAGCTCAATTCGAAAGCTGGGCTGAGCAGCACGAGTGTTCGCTAAAACCAGCATTTCACCGAAAACAAATCACCCCCTCATTGCCTGGACTCAACGACCCCTGTGAGCGCGTTCGAGTGCCAGTTGTAGCGCTCGCCCTCTACGAGGCCGATACTGATGGAGAAGCCGACTCGAAGACACTCCAAGGTGTCATTCCATACACGGAAGAGACCTCTGAAGGTGGTAAGCGGACACACACCGTTGAAGAGTTGCTCTCTACAGTTGAACGAGCAGAGGACGGGAATAAAGCGCACGACTGCCAAGATGAACAGTGGTCACTCGTGGAAGGAGAGCAATGATGGGGTTGCGTGGCTTGCCATCATACAAATCACTGTGCGTATCCGCTCTAGCGATAAACACCACCGATGACAAAATCCTCCACATCAATGGCGCTATCTCCCCCTCGAACATATGACAGATGATGATTGTGATCGGACGTCCATATCAGAGGTATCCATCAAGTCAACCGTCCATACTAAATACCTGTCAGAGACGGTGATTCTTGAAGCAATCGCCCACCATCAACGACGTGAAATCCTGCGGTTTCTCATGGACAGTTGCGACGCTACAACGACCATTGATGACCTTGTAGAACACCTTAGAAGTCGAGAAACCGAGCAGATAGGGAATCACCCGGGGTGTTCCTCGGCCGAGATCAAAATCTCTCTCCATCATATTCATTTGCCAAAGTTGGAAGAGGTGGGTCTTATTGAGTATGACCAGCGGTCCGAGGAACTGCGGTACCGGCGTCATGCTGTCCTTGAGGATATCCTTACCAGTCTCCCAATTGAAGAAAACAGATAGGTATTGGTCATTTTCCACCTGCAACTCATTAGCACTCGAGTTCATATCAGTAGTTGGTAATACAGTTTCTTTATTCAGGGTATGGTGTGAAAATCGCGGTAAGTACAGGAGAGACAGTTACCGAAGCGGCACCTAATCTGTCCAGTTACTGTTAAAAGTGCCGTGCTGAATACAGAGGGTGGGCCTTGTTTAGATGCTCTAACTTTAGCAGTGTAGAGTCGATCGAACTCGTATCGCTGTGCTAGTATCTCGGAGGAAATACCAAATCTACTAGGAAGGGAAGCGGGACGAGCTCGTTGTGCACACGAAGACCTCCCGCTTCACAGAGATGGTTGTGTCGCTCGCTCAAAAAGCCGTCGTTGGTCCGCCAGCTCCGGCGTACCGACCGGGAGAGGAAGGCTACGCTGACTGGGTGATTCTCGCCGTTCAGGGATTGAAAGAGTATCTCGGCCATCCGTACCGGAAGCTGATGGATGTCCTCCGCGAGATGCCAAGAGTGACGAAATCACTCAGTTTGACGCCTGAAACGGTGCCATACTTCTCGACGGTGTGTACGCGAAAGCAGGCGATTCCGATGAAGCGGTGGCGAGCGATCCTCGATCAGTCCGTCGAACTGTATGATCTCGGTGATGTGCAGGCGATCGACGCAACCGGTGTCGATCACGTCCAGGCCAGCCAGCACTACGCAAAACGGACGGACTACACGTTCGAGGCGGTGAAGACGACGCTGCTCATCGATTGTGAAACCAGTGCGATTCTCGATATACACTGTTCGATAAAACAACCGCACGATACGCAAGTTGGCTGGCAGGTGTTAGTGCGGAATCTCGACGATTTGGCGGCTGTCGCTGCCGATAAGGGCTACGACTGGGAGGAACTTCGTACGAGGTTGCGTGCAGAAAGTATCACGCCGCTGATTCCGCAGCGAGATCCTGGGATGCGGGGGTGGACGAGAAACTTGCTCATCAAGGATCGGGCGTATCACCAGGGCTCGAACGCTGAATCAGCGTTTTTCGGGCTCCGCCGCAGATACGGCGATACGCTCTGGTCGAGAACCTGGTTCGGACAGTTCTATGAACTTGTCATGAAATCCGCCGTCCGCAACATCGAACGCGCCATCGAGGACTCACACCCGTGAAATCGCGCGTTCAAACAAGGCCCAGAGGGTGTATTCATCAATGCAGCCGCTCAAGAACGAGCCGTTAAATAGATTGTGCAAATCTAACGCTGGCAATTCTATCAGCTATCGGTGATATCGGCAGAGCCATGCTGAATACACCGCGCGGGCCGTGTTTAGACGCCGCTCAGTTGACGCCTCGACCAGGATTATGTGGAGTTGAGCGAGGAAGCGGCGAGTATGCCGTCTCAACTCGCCCGCTTTACCGACCGATGCGTCGATTTGTCCCAGAACGCTGTCATCAGCAAGCCAGCGCCGGCGATCAAGAAGGGTGACGGCGGCTACGCTGACTGGGTGATTGTCTCGATCCATTGTCTCAGAGAGTATCTGAACCAGCCCTACCGCCGATTACTCGATATCTTGTACGAGATCCCCGGAATCGCAGCTAATCTCGGACATTCTGTGGATCAGCTACCGGATTTCACCACCGTCTGTACGCGGAAACAAGATCTCAAAATGCGGATCTGGCGGGTGTTACTGCGGCTGTCTGTCTCACTGCACGACCTCGGCGACGTTCAGGCGATCGACGCGACCGGCTTCAAACGCCATCAAGCCAGCCGCCACTATGTCCTCCGCGTCGGCTACAACTTTGACGATATTAAGACGACAGCGCTCGTAGATTGCGATACCAGCGTCATCCTCGATATCCATTGCTCGATGAAACTGCCGCACGATACACAAGTTGGACGACAGGTACTGACGAGAAACCTGGCACAGCTAAACACGATCACTGCTGACAAAAGTTACGACTGGGACGCGCTGCGGCACGAACTCAGGGATGCTGGCATCCGTCCGGTGATTAAACATCGAGAGTTCTACGCACTTGACAAAGCGCACAACGCTCGCCACAACGAGAACGTCTATCACCGCCGCTCGATCGTCGAAGCGATCTTCTTCGCGCTGAAGCATCGGTTCGGCGAAACGTTGCGGGCCAGATCGTGGTTTGGTCAGTTCAGAAAGCTCGTCCTAAAGGCTGCCGTCAGAAACATCGAGCAAGCCGTGAAGCTCTGATACCACTGATCTCACACGTCTAAACAAGCCCCACCGCGCGGATTCAGCAGTCACTGACGCCTTCAATTGGGGAGGGAGTATCGGTACAGATAATTCAACCAATTGATAAAATATCGATACAAACCAGCAGAAATTCAGTCCAAGGGTGGCGTCCGATGCATTAGTTCTCGACAACCGTTATCGTTCTGCTATTATTGACTGTTACCTCATATTCACAGTATGTGAACGTGACCGTCGTGAGCTGTGTCCCAGCGGTTTCTGACAGGAAGAACGAATCTAAGGCGTCAGGATCGATCGCTTCGTAGAGCGGGTCGAGCGCCTCAGTACCCTCTTCCTCAGCCACCGATCCAGAGACAGACGAGCGGTCCGATACCGCGCAATAGCATCGATTACTGCAAGACTGGCCGGTTGATCTGCTGAGACGGAAGTCATGTACAGTGGAGAGACTGCGGCTTTGTGACTGTTGTCTGCTTCACTCATGGGTAACTACGTTTCCCACCACATGAATCCTGCTGGGGTGACTGGCGCTGTTCAGATAAGGTCTGAAAAGCGAGGCGGTCAGAATTCTAGACGTCCATGCCCGAATTTAGCCACCCCAACGGCTCTAGTAACGGCGTTCAATTAGATTTTGTGGAGCGAGAAGCGACACCGCGCGAGCTGATGCAATTGAGTATCTAGCTCCATTTACCGAGCTTGTCACTTTCAGATACTGTTTCTGTCTTAGAGAGATTCGGTGTCGAACGGGCGAGATTGACGATCCATAATTGGGTACAGAAAGACATCTACAGCCGACAACGGGAAGCTAGCCAGATCACGTTGTGCTCGACGAAACTGTGATCAAACCTGATAATCAGCGCTACTGGCTGTATGCTGCTGTCGATCCCGAAACGAACGAATTTCTCCATGTCAAGCTCTACCCAACGCGTACAACCGCACTTACTGAGATGTTTCTGAGTGAACTGAGAGAGAAACACGATGTCCAAGATGCCGTGTTTCTCGTTGATTCAGCTCCGTGGCTTAAAGCTGCACTCTATCACCTTGGGCTCCGATTTCGATATGAGAAACATGGAAACCGGAATGCCGTCGAACGTCTATTCAAAGAGATAAAAACGACGTACTACTCAGCTCGGAAACTACTTTAGAAACGCCGATCCAGCAACCGCTGAAACATGGTTGCAGAGCTACGCATACTGCTGGAATCAGCTAATCTGAATAATGCCGAAGAGCGGATTAGATGCTGTTACTTACAGATCAAGTCCGCCGTTGATGTCGATAACCTCACCGGTAATATAGCCCGATTCCTCACTGGCAAGGTAGCGAACAAGCCCTGCAATCTCGCTCACGTCGGCGAACCGCTCAAGCGGGATATCCGCACGGAGATCGTTCTGAATCTCGTCCGGAATCGCCTCCACCATCTCCGTCAATGTGAAGCCGGGCGCGATACAGTTCGCCGTTGCGCCCACATCC
This genomic window contains:
- a CDS encoding PAS domain S-box protein, which gives rise to MGFPGSTPEVTREEVRGVFTQFDQPSTPITADDVADTLDCPRQTAQNSLEDLADSGELQTRQIDDGTRVWWRPESRNLPAEPDREEFASFVSAVKDYAIFMLDPDGTVASWNEGAARIKGYQEDEMVGEHFSTFYTDAATADGVPEQNLEAAAEAGRTEDEGWRVRKDGTRFWAHVTITAIRDDDGTLRGFTKVTRDMTERRKYEQRLRQERDLTEQILETVPVSICVVTGDGEFVRANQRMLDRIGSDDEELPDYSVDSWEIYDADDEPIPVEEWPWTRVIDTGDPVYDYRCQVELPEIGRRWLSLNAVPLDSEEQDEPRVIVSVDDITEQKEREQQLRRQYNQTEQLLRTAPVAIAVQDADGETVMANQRAQDALGLTEQEFIEEPEDTEEWDVYDADGEPVAPEETPSARVLATGEPVFDEELTIDPPDSDPMQFRINAAPLFGPDGAIDRVVTAGEDITELKEREEQLEQRKTELETELNEILGRISDAFYAIDDEWQFTHLNERAADIMQQSREELLGRNVWDVFPEATEGVYWDEFQTAMETQEPVSFNVYGDELDAWLEFNVYPSESGLSIYFRDVTDQVEYERELAKYETIVETINDAIYVLDDELRFRMVNEAYTELTGYNRDELIGEHASLVVDEETIQQGRELREGLAEGDVTDPTLEGTIETASGRHVPVEGSFTPLSQNGENQQRIGVLRDITERKKNRRKLEESERRYRTLVENFPNGAVALFDDDLRYTAAGGELMDATGVDPEERVGNRVSDLYPADIVEKVEPYFHDALDGEANSFEIEYHNRHLLAYTLPIRDADDEIYAGMLVVQDITELKETQRQLEESNERLEQFAYAASHDLQEPLRMVTSYLQLLENRYADDLDENAEEFIEFAVDGAERMSEMIDGLLQYSRVETQGDPFEPINLDDVLEETIENLQMTIEESNAEITVDSLPEVHGDHSQLQQVFQNLVSNAIEYSGDEPPKIHIDAEQHGAEYVISVLDEGIGIDPEDQDRIFQVFQRLHSREEHPGTGIGLALCQRIVERHGGEIWVDSEPGEGTTFSFTLPAA
- a CDS encoding proteasome assembly chaperone family protein, producing the protein MTPETPDVTFHRSADLDAAAPTLIEGLPGHGLVASIAVDQITDQLGLEQYGAIRSDTLPPVASFTDGLVQDSVRVYGGSDPDIMTLQSDVPIPEDAFLDLSQCVLEELVEDFNRAIFLAGAPAQSEEQQGNVVGVATTNDRKTELEEADIALAEEDGAVSGVTGALINACYLASVPAALLLVRADPRLPDPAAARSVIENALEPLVEFEIDTSELQEKAEEIQRQKQQVAQQLQQAQGQQEEPVRGMFR
- a CDS encoding HTH domain-containing protein codes for the protein MPVNKPLTTPAIAIDTAESIQIDCYVRSTVPAPLIKTINTIIDRLLYLCENGSIADCHVTCWPPETVNTNVPTRDELIAQFESWAEQHECSLKPAFHRKQITPSLPGLNDPCERVRVPVVALALYEADTDGEADSKTLQGVIPYTEETSEGGKRTHTVEELLSTVERAEDGNKAHDCQDEQWSLVEGEQ
- a CDS encoding IS5 family transposase, which produces MVVSLAQKAVVGPPAPAYRPGEEGYADWVILAVQGLKEYLGHPYRKLMDVLREMPRVTKSLSLTPETVPYFSTVCTRKQAIPMKRWRAILDQSVELYDLGDVQAIDATGVDHVQASQHYAKRTDYTFEAVKTTLLIDCETSAILDIHCSIKQPHDTQVGWQVLVRNLDDLAAVAADKGYDWEELRTRLRAESITPLIPQRDPGMRGWTRNLLIKDRAYHQGSNAESAFFGLRRRYGDTLWSRTWFGQFYELVMKSAVRNIERAIEDSHP
- a CDS encoding IS5 family transposase, whose protein sequence is MPSQLARFTDRCVDLSQNAVISKPAPAIKKGDGGYADWVIVSIHCLREYLNQPYRRLLDILYEIPGIAANLGHSVDQLPDFTTVCTRKQDLKMRIWRVLLRLSVSLHDLGDVQAIDATGFKRHQASRHYVLRVGYNFDDIKTTALVDCDTSVILDIHCSMKLPHDTQVGRQVLTRNLAQLNTITADKSYDWDALRHELRDAGIRPVIKHREFYALDKAHNARHNENVYHRRSIVEAIFFALKHRFGETLRARSWFGQFRKLVLKAAVRNIEQAVKL
- a CDS encoding HalOD1 output domain-containing protein, producing MAEEEGTEALDPLYEAIDPDALDSFFLSETAGTQLTTVTFTYCEYEVTVNNSRTITVVEN